The genomic segment CTTATCACCGAATATACCTATAAGCTGGTACAGGATCAGGTTCTGGTAGAAGAAATGCCGTCAGTTACCGTCAAAGGAAAAGAAAAGCCGCTCCGCATGTTTGCGGTTATTAATATGCCCAACGAAAAAGGTATTCCGGGTGCAGGTGAAAAAGGCCCAACGAGTCTTAATCAGATTAGAAAGGTTTTGGGAATCCCTATTCCTGATTTTGCAAAGGTAAATCTCAATGAAGACGAAAAAAAATACAAAATCCAATCCTAGTTTTACAAATGTCGGCGCGGATATTTCCGTTGTTGTCTTGTCGCTGTTGGTAATTTTTGTATCTTCTTTTTTATTTGTGAAAAACTTAAATAGAACGTTTTCACGTAACGACAAGACACCGGTTGCAACCATAACTTTTAAGTATAAATCGGTGCAGCGTAAGTTTCTTGACCGTGCCGTTTGGGATCGTCCTCAGCAGAATTCTCCTGTGTATAATGGTGATACCATACGTACGTCCCCTGAGGCGGAAGCGACATTATATTTTGTCGACCGCAATGTTGTTGAACTCGGTTCGAGTACGATGATTCAAGTATTTGTCAATAATGAAGAATCCCGAATCGATCTGGCAAGCGGACTTGTGTCGGTTGAAACCTCAGACTCTTCCAATATGCTGATTAGTTCTGAAAATACCACCGCAAAGATTTCAAAAGGTTCTTCGTTCCGTGCGGATAAAAGCGGTGAGGGAAATCTACAGCTCGTTGTAGAAAAAGGTGAAGCAGCCGTTACCGGACAGGAGGGAGGAGCGCAATCGGCGCTACTGACACAGGGTGCGGTTATACAGACGGGAATACAAGCGCCTCTGGTAGTAGTTACTCCCGGCAAAAATGTGCGATTACTCAATCAAAGTGGAAACGGTGTCGATGTTCCCTTTCAATGGCAAAGTTCTTTGCCTGCCGGCGAAGAATTAATACTTGAAACTTCACCGCTGAGTAATTTTTCCGATGAAGTGCAAAAGTATACACTTGCCGATTTGACGGAATATACACTTGCAAAGCAAAACCGATCATTTTACTGGAGATTGTATGCTGCAACAGGCGATGAGTCCGCTGTTAATGCTCAATCCGGTAAGGTGAATATTATTGCCGCTCCAGCTCCGTTGTTGTTAGAACCGGCAGTCGAAGCGCAGTATACATATACGTCGGCACCTCCTGCCATCCGTTTCTTATGGGAGGGAAATTCCCTTGTCGCTTCTTATTTATTGGAAGTTGCCGACAATCCTGAACTGAAAAATCCCCAATTAAGCCGGTTTGTCAATACACAGTCGCTTACGTTGTCTGATTTTGCTGAAGGAACGTGGTATTGGCGTGTTACTCCTCGGTATCTTATCGGTGTTGACAGTACTCCTGAATCATCGAAAGTAGGATTCTTCCATGTAGAACAGCAGTCCGCCGCGGCTGAAACTCCGCAGGTGTTGTTTCCGCAGGCAACGGCAGAAACCGCGCATGGAAAAGAGATGTCTTTTGCATGGAAAAATATCTCTGAAACAAAGTCTTATCGGCTTAAAGTCGCAAAAGACGCTGAAATGAAAACAATCGTCGTGGATAAAATTGTTGAAACGAATTCTTTTAAACTTGACGATGCTGCAGCGGTTTTGCCTAACGGTGATTATTATTGGACAGTATCGGGAATCGATTCAAAGGGAACTGAGATGGCGACTTCAGCGCCGATTAAATTTCAAACGATTAATACCGATTATGCATTGCGCGGTATTTTTCCGCCTAACGGATACATACTTGCCGATACGCTTTGTCCGGATACCCGATTTACTTGGAAAACAAATGTCGAAACGGAAAAACATTTTCAGGTTTCTTCTTCCAAAGATTTCTCGACACTTGCTGTTGATGTAAAAACATCGGGGAATGGTATTGAAGGTATCTCTCTACCGCATGGTCAGTGGTATTGGCGGGTTGTCGCTAATAGTGAAGTAGGCTTGGTAAAGGCTGAAACAAAGTATTTTACTATTGCGTCGCCGTTAGAAAGGCCGAATTTATTTGATATCGGAAGCACCGTTATTGTTTTCCCTGAAGGAAAAACAAAATTCGCATGGTCGCCGGTTAAGGGCGCTGATTATTATCAGGTGCGTATTACGAAAATTGGTGATGAAGATTCTCCGCTATATGAAAATTTATTTATCACCGAAACTCAAGTTGAAATTGCTTTACAACGTGTCGTAGAAGGAAACTATCGGATTAGCATTCAAGGCTTTGCTTCAGCTTCTGTAACGTCAACACGGCGGTATGGTTTAGCTGTCGATCATAACTTCACACTCAAGCATCTAAAGTCTGTAGAACTGTTGTATCCGGCTGATGGTACAAAAATAAGTGGGTTGGATGCCGCACTCAATCCGTTTACCTTTAAATGGGAGTCGGTTGTTCCTCCCGCCTCATCGAAACTTATATTGAGAAAATCCGGTACTGCTAACCCTGTTTTTGAAGTATCCAATCCTGCTACTGCAGTACAAGCACCGCCGCTTGAACAGGGCAGATATACTTGGGAAGTAAAAGCTGTTGTGCCGGAAGGATTTGATATTTCATCGCGTAAACGATTTACGTTTACTGTTTCACCGATACCGCCGCTTCCACCTGCTGCGTTCAGCTTTCCAACTGCAAATGCCGTGTTGGATGCTGCTTTCTTTAAGTCAAACCGAAGTATCGAGTTTAGATGGAACTCAGTGAATGATGCTACCCATTATCGTTTTAAGCTTTCTGATTCTTCCGGGCGCTCAATATTTACAGCCGATATCCGTTCAGATGGTAAAGGGCAGCAGGCTGTCAGCTTTAAAGATATCGCGAGATTATCCCGTGGAACTTTCTCTGCAGAAGTGAGAGCGCAGCGGCGGCTAAGTAATGGAAAAGTATTCCAAGAT from the Treponema medium genome contains:
- a CDS encoding FecR domain-containing protein, with translation MKTKKNTKSNPSFTNVGADISVVVLSLLVIFVSSFLFVKNLNRTFSRNDKTPVATITFKYKSVQRKFLDRAVWDRPQQNSPVYNGDTIRTSPEAEATLYFVDRNVVELGSSTMIQVFVNNEESRIDLASGLVSVETSDSSNMLISSENTTAKISKGSSFRADKSGEGNLQLVVEKGEAAVTGQEGGAQSALLTQGAVIQTGIQAPLVVVTPGKNVRLLNQSGNGVDVPFQWQSSLPAGEELILETSPLSNFSDEVQKYTLADLTEYTLAKQNRSFYWRLYAATGDESAVNAQSGKVNIIAAPAPLLLEPAVEAQYTYTSAPPAIRFLWEGNSLVASYLLEVADNPELKNPQLSRFVNTQSLTLSDFAEGTWYWRVTPRYLIGVDSTPESSKVGFFHVEQQSAAAETPQVLFPQATAETAHGKEMSFAWKNISETKSYRLKVAKDAEMKTIVVDKIVETNSFKLDDAAAVLPNGDYYWTVSGIDSKGTEMATSAPIKFQTINTDYALRGIFPPNGYILADTLCPDTRFTWKTNVETEKHFQVSSSKDFSTLAVDVKTSGNGIEGISLPHGQWYWRVVANSEVGLVKAETKYFTIASPLERPNLFDIGSTVIVFPEGKTKFAWSPVKGADYYQVRITKIGDEDSPLYENLFITETQVEIALQRVVEGNYRISIQGFASASVTSTRRYGLAVDHNFTLKHLKSVELLYPADGTKISGLDAALNPFTFKWESVVPPASSKLILRKSGTANPVFEVSNPATAVQAPPLEQGRYTWEVKAVVPEGFDISSRKRFTFTVSPIPPLPPAAFSFPTANAVLDAAFFKSNRSIEFRWNSVNDATHYRFKLSDSSGRSIFTADIRSDGKGQQAVSFKDIARLSRGTFSAEVRAQRRLSNGKVFQDGTVARIRFQIDIPKGRTVSTDETGVLYGK